In Nocardia sp. XZ_19_385, the sequence GGCCAATGCGCCGAGCAGTCGCGTGTTCTGTGGGTTCCTGTGTGTCGAGTTGATGGGGACCACCTCCGACGGCCAGTGAAGACCTTGCCACAGTGACAAGGTCAAGTTCACCAGCGAAACGTCGGGGCGGTCCCTCGGTCGATCACAAAGCGAATCCGAACGCCGTGCGGCGCAGCACGGCGTCGGCCGAGTCGAGTGTCGCGTCCTGCGCGAGGATGTCCTCGTACAGGCGCAGCAGGGATCGGCCCGGTCCCACGCCGAGTTCCTCGTCCAGATGCCGCCGGGTGCGATGGAAAAGGCGCAGCGCCTCGGATTGCCGGCCGCCACGGTAGAGGGCCAGCATGAGTAACTCGCACAACCCTTCTCGCGTCGGTGACGCGGCCATCAACCGTTGCAGCTCGGCGGCGGCCGATCGATCGTCGCCGAGCAACAGCCGGGCGCACACGAGGTCTTCCCAGGCGAGCAGGCGCCGCTCTTCCAGGAACGCCGCCGCTCCCCGACATCGTTCGCCGCTGTGCGTGTTGAGCAGCGCGGGTCCGCGCCACAGCCGCAATGCTTCGTCGAGCAACCCGAGGGCGCACCCTGGATCGTCCGGCAGTAGACCGGATCCACGAGCGGAGAGATCGAGAAATAGATTCCCATCCACCAACTCACGCGGGATATCGAGGATGTACCCGTTGTAGACCGCGCGCAAGGTAATCGATTGCCCGTTTCCGCCGGTACATCGATCCAGGGTCCGCCGGATACGGGTCGCATTGGCTTGCAACGCGTTTCTGGAATCCTTCAGGATTTCGCGAGGCCAAAGTTCTGCCACCAGTTCGTCGTAGTAGACAGTGCGCCCGGCATCCAATGCGAGAGTGGCGAGTAGCGCGCGCAGTTTGCTCGATCGGAGCTCGGTGCGCACACCTTTGGCAACTATTGACACGGAGCCGAGTAGATCAATACGGACAGCACTCCGATGTGCCTCGTCGTTGATCGGTTCAGGAGTCTTGTTGACAACCATTACCCATCCTGAGTTTTTGTGCGAGGGCACCCCTCTTCGGGCTGAGCGAAAGCCGCTGCGATACAACCAGTTTCGAAACCAATGTCGGTCAGACTATCATGACCGTCCGGTAAGAACAGTTGAATTCCGTTGGAACTCCAGCGGTTCCAAATCGGTAGCCGTTTCGCTATGCGAACGGGTTTCCGGGTTGCCTGGCATTCGTCCTGCTAGCGCGGGTGCGGGCCGGTCCGATTCACGCCGCGCCCGATGCTGTGGCACCCCTTCGAGCTGTGCATTGTGCATAACCCCTGGTCGATGGGCCCTGACGGGCCGGCCCCGGTCGCAAGAATGCGTTCGTCCGGGCCGCGAATTGCGGTCAGCGTTTTTGTCAGCGGATCGGTCAGCGCGGTAGGCCAATGTGTTGAGTCGTGACGGCGTCGGATTTTCTGCTCGAGCACATTGCCGGAGCTTGGTTGAACGGAGATGGCGCGGATTTGCGTGCCGATACACCGTTACTGGAGCTCAACATTATTTCCTCGGCCGAAGTCTTCGACCTGGTTCATTCGATCCAGGCCGAATTCGATATCGCGATTCCGTTGCCCGAGATCAAGCCGGAGAATTTTCGCTCCGTCAATACGATCGCGGATCTCATCGAGCGTTATCGAAAGAAATAGAGGGGCCTGGAGATGACCGATCTGACACAACGCCGTTCTCCCGATGGCCGGACCGATCGCGCCGTGTCCGAGGTAGTCATCTCGACGGCGATGCGATATACCCAATATCGGCGCGACCAGCTCGATCTCGATGCCGAGCTGGAGGGCGATCTGGGCATCGATTCGGTCGTCCTGATCTCCATCATCGACGACGCCGTGAAGGAGTTGGCGCTGCCCAACGGCCTGTCCGCCACGATCTCGGCGCCCAGCCTGCGCGAGCTCATCACCGAGCTGGAGACCCACACCGGCACGGCCGGCGGACAACCCGAAGTGCCGCCCACGACCGGTGAACAATCCGAACTCGCTGTCGGAGAATTGGATTCGTCCGCCCCGCCGGGCACGACGGCGTGGGACGGCCGGTCGATGCGCGATTTCATGGACAGCCGGGAACCCGATTTATATGCCGACGCCCGGGAATTCGCCGCCCACCGCCGCGACCGCGAGACCGAGCACCTGTATTGGTATGGCATGCCGCTGCATTCGCGGTGTACCAATCGGGCGGTTATCCGTGATGAGCTCACCGGGCGTTCGCGCGAATACCTGATGTTCGCCTCGAACAATTACCTCGGCCTGGCCAACCACCCGGATGTCATCGACGCGATCTGCGACGCGACCCGATCCTATGGGGCCACCAATACCGGGTGCCGCATCATCGGCGGCACCAATCAGCTACACCTGGAACTCGAACGCAAGCTGGCCGCGTTCAAGGGCCGGCAGGCCTGCATCGTCTATCCGGGCGGCTATGCCGCCAACCTCGGGTGCATCTCCGCGCTGACCGGCGCCCGCGACGCGGTCGTCGTCGACAAGCTCAACCACATGAGCATCGTGGACGGCGCCAAGCTCTCCGGTGCGGTGCGAAAGATCTACCGGCACAACGACATGGCCGACTTGGCGCGGGTGCTCGAACGCAGCGCCGACCAGGTCCGCGGGATGCTGATCGTCACCGACGGGGTGTTCAGCATGCACGGCGATATCTGCGACCTGCCGGAGATCGTGCGGCTGGCCCGGGCGCACGGCGCGCGAGTACTGGTCGATGACGCGCACGCGACCGGCGTACTCGGCGTGCGCGGATCGGGCACCGCCGAGCACTTCGGGCTCAAAGGCGAGGTCGATCTGGAACTGGGCACGATGAGCAAAACCCTCGCGGGTATGGGCGGTTTCGTGGTCGGCGACGAGGACGTGATCGACTACCTGCGCTTCTACTCCAATTCCTATGTGTTCGCCGCGACCATCCCGGCCGGGGTCGCCGCGGGCCTGATCGCGGCGCTCGACGTGATGGAGCGCGAACCCGAGCGAATCGTCGCGCTGTGGAACAACATTCGTCATCTCCGGCGGCTGCTGACCGACGCCGGGTTCGATCTCGAGCACACCGAGAGCGCGATCGTGCCCATCGTCATCGGCGACGAGCAGCGCGCGCTGGAGATGGGGCGGGCGGTACGAGCCCGCGGGCTGTTCTGCCAGACAGTCGTCTTCCCCGGCGTTCCGCTCGGTGATGCCCGGTTGCGGATCAGCGTCACCTCCGAGCACACGCCGGAGGACCTGGAGCTGGCCGCGAAGATCTTCGTCGAAGCCGGGGCCGAGACGGGGGTGCCGGCCGCCCGGGACGAGCTACGGCTATGAGCGCGCGGCCGCTGCCCAGCGTGGTGCGCATGCCTGTCATCGAGTCGGTCGAGCAGGCCTCGCGGCCTGCCCTGGTCGGCGGCAGGACCGTCACCTACGGCGAGCTCGTGCAGACAGTCGGCAGAGTCGCGGCCGGGCTTCGCGGGCTCGGGGTGACCGTCGGCGATCGGGTCGTGATCTGGATGGACAAGGGGCCGGAGTACGCGCACGCGATTCTCGCGGCGCTGCATGCCGGTTGCGCGTACGTGCCGCTGGATGGTGGCCATCCCGCGGAGCGCGTACAGACGATCATCCAGGACACCGAGCCGATCGTGGTGTTCACCGACGCGCGTCACCTGCCCCTGCTCACCGAGTCCGCACTGCCGGAGTCCGTGAAAGCTGTTGTGGCCGTGGCGGACAGCGTGGCGCAACCCGCCCTCACCTGGAACGAGTTCCTCGGCGTCGGTGATCGTTTCGAGCGCAACCCAGGGCTCGCCGAGCTCACACCCGACGACCTCGCCGCCATCCTGTACACCTCCGGCTCCACCGGAACGCCGAAGGGCGTGCAGATCTCGCATCGCAATCTGTCGGCGTTCATCGGCTGGGCGCGTGGCGAATTGGCGGTCAGCGCCGACGACGTCTTCGCCAACCACGCCTCGTTCAACTTCGACCTGAGCACCTTCGACCTGTTCGTCGCGCTGTCGGCCGGTGCGGCGGTGTGGATCATCGAGGACGAACAGGCGCGGGACGCGGCGGCGCTGGCGGCGGGCATCCGCGAATACGGGGTCACCGTCTGGTATTCGGTGCCCTCGATCCTGGCGCTGCTGACGGGCTGCGGTGCGCTCACCTCCGAGGTCGCGCGCGGCCTGCGGTATGTGCTGTTCGCGGGCGAGGTCTATCCGAAACCGCGGCTCAAGGAACTCCTCGTCGTGCTCGGCGACGCGACCCAGGTCTACAACCTCTACGGGCCGACCGAGACAAACGTCTGCACCTATCACCGCCTCACCCCAGCGGATCAAGAGTCCGACGACCCACTGCCCATCGGCCTGCCCGTGGATTCCGCGACCGCGCTGATCGTCGACGCGGACGGGCAGGCGCTGACCGGGCCGGAGGCGTTCGGCGAACTGGTGATCGAAGGCGACTGCGTCACCCCGGGCTATTGGCGGCAGGAATCGGAACCGGCTGCGGCACAACACCGCCGGCACCGTCATCCCACCGGTGACCTGGTCAGCTGGGTGGACGGCAGGCTGGTCTATCACGGCCGCAAGGACCGCATGGTGAAGGCCTCCGGATATCGCATCGAACTCGGCGAGATCGAGTCGGTGGCCCTGCGGCATCCGGCGCTCGAGGAGGCGGCGGTCATTGTCACCGGCGAGGGCCCGGACGCCAAGCTCACCCTCTTCTACACCGTCCGCGCCGGCGCGGACGCGCCCGGGCTGCTCGCTCTCAAACAACACTGCGCACGGTTCCTGCCGCGATACATGGTGCCGCGCAACGCCACTCGCGTGCCGGCGATGCCCCGCAATACCAACGGCAAGATCGACTATCGAAGTCTGGCAGGAAGGAACCGGCCGTGAAACTCACGACCCTGACCAAAGTGGCCACCGACAGCAGGCTTCCGCTGCTGTTATCCCTCGCCAGGAGCTTCGTCACACCCCTGTATCGCGCGGCGTTTCTCACCGGTGCGCTGAGTAGTGGTGTGCTGCAGCGACTCTCGGGGACCGGTGCGGATGCCGAGACGCTCGCCGACGCGCTCGGCATCACCGACGACCGGCGGCTGCTGCGCGCCTGGCTGGACGTCGGGGTGCGGCTCGGCGAGCTCAGCGTCGACACCGGCACCTACCGGCTGAAGAGCCGCACGGCCAAAGCTCTTGCGCTACCGCGCAACGACGCCGTGGCCGCGGCGCTCGAGGAGGTTGTGCGGTTCCATCTGCCGGTGCTGCTCAACGGCCCGGCGATGCTCCAGCACGGGCATCGGCTGACCATGGCCGACCAGGACGGCGCCATCATCGCCCGCTCCAGCCAGGTCGTGCAGCCGTTCGTGGAGGAAGCCATCGAACGTGCGGTGGATCCGGGAGCGCCGCTTCGACTGCTGGAGATCGGTTGTGGCAGTGGTGATTACGTGCGTCACGCCGCCACCTTGAATCCCCGGCTCACTGCGCTGGCCGTCGACTACCAGGCCGAGGTTGCCCAGGAAGCCGCCGCCAATGTCGCCGAGTGGGGTCTGTCCGACCGGGTCGAGGTCCGGCACGCGGATGTCCGCGAACTCGACCTGGAACCGCAGTTCGACCTGATCACCATGCACAACAACATCTATTACTTCCCGGTCGAGGACCGGACCAAGCTCCTCGAACAGGCACGATCCCTGCTCGCACCGGGCGGGCGGCTGCTGCTCACCACCTCGTGCCGGGGCGGCAACCTCAGCATGGAAGTGCTGAGCCTGTGGTTCGAGTACGCCGATTTCGGCGGATCCTTGCCGGAGGCCACCGAACTCGCGGATCAGTTGCGCAGCGCGGGATTCGGCGAGGTCGAAGTTCGCCGCCTGATCCCCGGTGAGCAGTTCTGCGCCTTCGTCGCCGGTAACTCTCGGGAGCGCACAGCATGAGAAAAAAGACTGTCAGTGACCTGATCACGGTCCTCGGCGCGGCCGATCCTCGTCCCCAGGAATCGCTGGGCGGCAAGGGCGCTCGGCTCGACGAGCTGCTGCGTGCCGGTCTCCCGGTGCCGCCCGCCTTCTGCCTCACCACCGAGTTGTTCCAGCGGTTCCTGGCAGAGGTCGGCGTCGACGTCGAGGACGAGCCCGCGAAGGTGCGCGAGACGATCCTGGCCGCCGAGGTCCCCGCGGATATCGCCGCCGCCGTCGCCGCGGCCTATGCACAGCTCGGGCAGCCGCGGGTGGCGGTGCGCTCCTCGGCGAGCAAGGAGGACTCCGCCGCGTATTCGTTTGCCGGACAGCACGACACGGTGCTCGACATCGCCGGCGACGCCGCCTTGCTGGAGGCGGTGAAGACCTGCTGGGCCTCCCTGTGGTCCGACCGGGCGGTGGCCTATCGGGAGTCCGCGGGCGCCGGCACGATCGCCGTGGTGGTGCAGCAGATGATCGATGCCGACACGGCGGGTGTGCTGTTCACCCGCGATCCCATCAGCGGGCGCACCGACCGGTTCGTCGTCGACGCGTGCTGGGGGCTGGGAGAGGGATTGGTCTCCGGCCGCGTCACCTCGGATTCGTTCCTGGTCGACCCCGCCGGTCCCGAAGTCGTCGAGCAGAACGTCCGGTACAAGGTGATTCGGTGCGCCCCGGTCGGTTCGGGCGCGGTCGAGCTGGTGAAGGTGGATGAAGCCTTCCGCAACGTGCCGTGCCTGACCGAGAAGCAGCTCTTCGAACTCGCCGCGCTGGCCGAGCGGATCCGCGATCACTATGGCGCCGAACAGGATATCGAGTGGGCGGTGCGGGATCGGGTGCTCTATCTGCTCCAGGCCCGGCCCATCACCACCGGCACACCGCAGACGGCGCGGCTGAGCCCGTACAACGACACGCAGCCCACGCCGATCGAACACGGCACGTTCTGGACGCGCATGGACATCGGCGAGATCTTCACCGGTGTCATGACGCCGCTCGGGCTGTCGTTCGCGAAGTACTACCAGGACAACGTGCACGGCGACTGCATCGCCGGAACCGGTGTGCGCGACCGCGGCGAGATGCCGCTGCACATGGGCTATTTCCAGGGCTACGTCTACCTCAACGTCTCCTACACCGCGCACATCCTGAGCCAGAGTCTGGCCACCCGGGACCAGCAGCCGTTCGATCTGCGCTTCGCCAGCGAGGAGATCGACCTGGCCGACTACCGCAATCCGTTCGGCTCCTACCCGCTCGGGGTGTCGTGGTTGCGGTCCACGCTGTTCTGGTTCAAGACCGCCGCCCGTGAATTCCGGGACGCCAAACCGCGCGCCCAGCGGATGACCGAGTCGCGGCACTACGAATACGATCGCGCGCACCGGATCGACCTGCGCAAGCTCGACCGGCGCGAGCTACACGACGAAATGCGCCGCCGCTTGGCGTATTTCCACGATATGAACGTCGGCTACATGCCGTACTTCCTCAACGCCTTCGGCTTCTACGGTGTGCTGGAGGGGATGTGCGGGGCCTGGCTCGGCGCGGCCGGGGAGCGCGTGCAGAACCACTTCAAGACCCGGATGTCGAATCTGCGGACGCTCGAGGCGGCGCGCGAGGTCTGGGAGCTGGCCGAGGTCGCGCGCACCCAGCCCGAGGCGTTGCGGATCATCCGGGCCGGATCGGCCGCCGATGTGGCGGCGCGGCTCCGCAATGACGAAGCGGGGCAGGCATTCTGGACGACGCACATGGAACCGTTCCTGCGCGAGAACGGAACTCGCGCGCATCAGGAGATGGAACTGACCCACCCGCGCTGGATCGATGACCCCGCGTACGTGTTCCAGATGATCCGGCGCTACACCGAGGAAGGGTTCTCGATCGGCAACGTGCTCGGCGCGGAAGACGATCCGCGGGCGGCCGAGGCGATGCGGGCCGTCGAACGGTTGCCCGCGGCGAAGCGCCGGGCCGTGAAGACCGCGCTGTCGCTGTACGAGACCTGCAGCTCACTGCGGGAGACCGCGCGGCTGGCGATGATCACCTCGATCTGGCTGGTCCGCGACGTCGTCTACGAGGTGGGGCGGCGGCTGATCGAAGCGGGTCTGCTGCGCTCCCCCGACGAAGTCGCCTACCTGGATTTCGCGGACATACAGCGCTACCTGGCCGGCGGCGATCCACACGAAATCGTCTCTCGCACAAAGCTGGAGGAGGCGCGGCGCACCTTCCAGAACTACGCCCGGCTGCCCGCCCCGCCGCTCAGCATCATCGGCGAATGGGACGTCACGAAGTCCGTTCGGCCGCTGCCGGAGGGCGCCCGGCTGCCCGGTCTCGGTACCAGTCCGGGGCAGGCGGTCGGCCGGGCCCGCATTGTCGAAGACCTGGCCTGGCAGGCCGACGAATTCCAGTTCGGTGAGATCCTGGTGACCCAATACACCGACTCGTCGTGGACTCCCCTGTTCGCCATCGCGGGCGCGATCGTCACCGATATCGGCTCGATGCTCTCGCACAGCTCGATCGTGTCGCGGGAGTTCCGGGTGCCCGCCGTCGTCAACACCAAACACGCCACCCGCGTGATCAAGACCGGCGATCTGCTCATGGTGGACGGGGACCGCGGCGTGGTCGAGGTGATCGACGGATGAGCGAACCCATCGCCATCGTCGGCATGGCGTGCCTGTACCCGCGTGCCCGCGGCGTGGAAGCGTTCTGGAACTTGCTCAATGCACCGGATCCGCCTTGTGGCGCAGCGGATTTGAGCGACGTCGAGGTCGACTTGGCGCAGTTCGGCATTCCTCCGGTGCAGCGCCGGTCGATGGCACGGATGCAGATGCTCATGCTGGAGGCGGCACGACAGTGCCTGGCCGATGCCGGGTTCCCCGAGCGGGCGCTGCCCACCGAGCGAACGGACGTCATCGCAGGCACCTGTTTCGGCCTGGATCGCCAGTACGCCAATGCACTTCGCGTCGCGGGCGCCGGGTACGGGCGTGCAGTCGAACGTGCCGCGGCCCTCGATCACGACGAAGCAGTCCGCGCTGCGGCGCCCCGTCTCCGCCGGGAAATGCGGGCCAGCCTGGTCGCGCGACTGGGCGCCGCACCCCACGACCGGGTCGGCGAAATGGCCAGCACCATCCCCGCCCGAATCGCCGCGGCATTCCGCCTGCTCGGCCACACGATCACCCTGGAATCCGCGGACGCCACCTCCTTCGTCGCACTGGAACACGCGATGCACACCCTGCGCAACGGCGCCGCCGACGCGGTCCTGGTGGTAACCGGACAGCGCCACGAAGGAGACTTCGCCGCCGACGCCCTCGCCGCCAAGGGCCTGACCACGAATTCCCCCCTCTCCGAAGGCGTCTCGGCTCTTCTCCTCAAACGCCGCGACACAGCCCGGCACGACGGCGACCGCATCTACGCCTCGATCCTCGAAGGCGCCCTGCGCCACGAACCCCGCCCAGGCGTCTTCCGCTACTCGACCACCGCCGAGGAACGCTTCCGCATCGCCAAGGAATGCCACGACGCCGCCGCAGTCCACCCCGCCGCCGTCCGCTACATCGAAAGCGTCGGCCCCGGCATCCCCGACGTAACCGACGCCGAAATCCGCGCCCTCACCCGCCTGTTCAACAACACCACCCCCCAAACAGTGGCCTTGAACAGCACCCGCGACCGCCTCGGCCACACCTACGCCAACGCAGGCCTAGCCGGCATAACCGCCACAGCCCTAACCCTCCACCACGCCACCCTCCCACCCCGCCACACCCCACCCCCCGACCTCACCGACACCCCCTTCTCCTCCCTCGAGAACCCCCACCCCTGGCCCCCTGAACCAGAATCCGACACCAGATACGCAGCCCTCTGCGGCTCAGCCCTCGGCGGCACCTTCGGCTACTTCCTGCTCGAAAGCGGAAACGCCACAAGCAAGCCCCACGACCTCGCCGAACGCGCAGAATCCGACAGCTCGCGTCGCAGGACAGAACCCATTCCGACCGCCGGACCAGACAGCGGGAGCGGTGCGGACCCGACTGCCGCTGCAAGTTTCAGCCCCGAACATCGCACCGCGGAGTCCGCTTCAGCTGAATCCGGCGCAAGTCGTCGCCACGGGGACTCGACCGCGAATGCCGTCGCTGGACTCGCCACAGTCCGCACCGCCGGATCCGACAGTGACAGTCGCACCGCAGAGCCCATTGCCATCGTCGGTTTCGGTGGGGCGTTTGCGGGTGGGGCGGATGCGGCGGGGCTGTGGCAGACGATCAAGTCCGGGCGGAGTGGGTTGGGCAGGTTGCCGGAGAGTGTGTTGGATCGGGAGTTGTATTTTGCGCCTGGTGAGATGACGTTGACGCATAGTTATTGCCAGGTGGGTGGGGCGGTGGGGGTGCCGGAGCGGCCGCCGGTGGGGGTTCGGATTACTCCGCATCGGTATCGGGCTATGGATGCGGCGCAGCGGCTTGGGCTTTCGGTGGCCGATGAGATGTTGGGCCGGTATGCGGGGCGGGCGGCGTTGGGGGCGGGGACCGGGGTGGTGGCGATCGGGAGCACGCTCAGTTTGACGAGTGAGCGGTTGCGCAATGCTGAGCGGTCGGTTGCGGCGTTGGAGGATGCGCTTGCTGCGACGGAGGCTTGGGCTGCGCTGCCGGAGAGCGGGCGGGCGCGCGTGCTGGAGCGGGTGCGGCGAATCCACGACCCGGTGAACGGGCCACTATCACCCGTTGATTTGGACGGGTGCCTGGCGAGTGGGATTGCCGCGCTGGTGGTCAATGAGTTCCAGCTGTCCGCGATCCCGATAGCGGTCGAGGCGGCGTGTGCTTCCACACTGGCGGCGGTCGATGTGGCGATCAATGCGTTGCGGATGGGGGGCGCTGATTTCGCGATTGCCGGTGGGGTCGAGTTCGCCTGCAACCCACGTGATCTCGTGTTGTGCTCGGCATTGGGGCTGTTGTCGCACACCAGGATTACCCCGTTCGATGTCGAAGCCGACGGTTTCAGTCCGGGTGATGGTTGTGCGCTGTTCCTGCTCAAGCGCCTGTCCGATGCGCGGCGTGACGGTGACGAGATCGTGGGGCTGATTCGTGGTGTCGGCGGCTCCAATGATGCGAAGTCGCTGATCGCGCCGGATGTGGCCGGTCAGGTGCGGGCGATGCGGCGGGCCTTCGACGCGGTCGATTTCGAGCCCGCGGCGGTGGACTATCTGGAGGCGCACGGTACCGGTACCCGTGTGGGTGACCGCGTCGAAATCACCGCGGCGGCACAGGTTTACGGAGACGCGGAGCGGGATCGCCCGCTGGTGATCGGGTCGGTGAAGGCGGTCGTCGGACATACCTTCGCAGCTGCGGGCGGCGCGGGATTGCTCGAAGCGCTACAGGCCATGCGGGCCAAGACGTTTCCGCCCAACGCGAGCCTGCGCACCCCGAACCCGGACTTGCCGCTCGCCGATATTCCGGCGGTGCTGCCGACGACGGCCGAACCGTGGCCCGCGACACCTGGCCGACCGCGGCGGGCGGGCGTGAGCTCGTTCGGTACCGGCGGCATCAACTACCACCTGTTGCTCGAGGAATACCGGCAGGACGGCAACTCATGAACTTCGAGCTTTCGCCCGAGATCACGGCCATGTGTGAAGCGGTGACGGGATTCGCGCAGCGGGACCTGACCGGTCCGGATTCCTTCGAGCCCATAGACTTTCGCCGCCGCTGGGAGCTGGCAGGTAAGCAGGGCATCCTCGGGGCCACGGTTCCCACGCAGTACGGCGGCAGTGGCCTGGACGCGGTCGCGGCCGTCGCGTTGATGGAGGCGCTCGGATCAGGCTGTGCCGATACCGGTTTCGCGTTCTCGGCCGCCGCGCATCTCTTCGCCTGTCTGATGCCGATCACGGAATTCGGCACGGAGGAGCAGTGCCGGCACTGGCTACCGCGGCTGTGCTCGGGGGAACTGGTTGCCGCACATGCGATCACCGAAGCCGAGGCAGGCTCCGACATCTTCAACATGAGTGCCCGAGCAGTCCGCGACGGCGACCACTACGTGCTGAACGGCACCAAGGTGTTCACCACCAACGCCCCGATCGCCGACGTGTTCCTGGTTCAGGCTGTCACAAGCCCGGGTAGCGGCTTCTTCGGCGTGACCGCCTTCCTCATCGGGGCCGCCACCCCCGGGCTGCGGGTCGGTCCGCCCTACGCCAAGATCGGGTTACGCGGATCCCCCACGGCCGAAGTTCATTTCGCCGATTGCCGGGTACCGGCGGACTGCGTGCTCGGCGGCGAGGGCGCCGGAGCGAGCGTCTTCACCGGCTCCATGAAGTGGGAACGCACCTGCCTGTTCGGGATCTACCTCGGCGCGATGCGCAGGGTGCTCGACAGCACCATCGTCTACGCGGGCGAACGCGTCCAATTCGGTTCGCCCATCGGCGAATTCCAGGCGGTCAGCCACCGCATCGTCGACATGCTCGCGCGCCTGGAATCGGCCGCCCTCCTGCTGAACAAAGCCGCCGTCGAACTGTCCCGCGGCGGCAACTGCGAGGTGTCGGCGGGTTTGGCGAAGATCGCCGTGAGCGAGGCCGCGGTGCAGATCGGCTTGGACGCGATCCAGCTGCGCGGCGCTCTCGGCGTCACCGCCGGCGACGCCGAGACCCTGCTGCGGGACGCGGTGCCGTCCCGAATCTTCTCCGGCACCAACGAAATCCAGAAGAACAACGTCGCCCGCGCATTGGGCTTGGGCCGCAAACGCCGCTGAAGGAGCCACGCCATGGACCTCATCGTCCATCTCATCCGCCTGCACCCCGACACCGATCCCGCGGAGTTCGAAGCCTGGGTCCGCGAGACCGATTACCACACCTGCCCGCGGCTGCCCAGCGTGCGCGCCTTCAGCGTCCAGCGCACTGCCACACCGGGGCACTACTTCGAGGTGATCCAGGTGAGCAGCCGCGCCGACTTCGAGCAGGACATGCACACCCCCGATTTCAAGGGCCTCGTCACCGCTTTCGACACCATGGCGACGGTCACCGCGGAATACGAGGGCACCCGGATCGACCCCGGC encodes:
- a CDS encoding acyl carrier protein, with protein sequence MTASDFLLEHIAGAWLNGDGADLRADTPLLELNIISSAEVFDLVHSIQAEFDIAIPLPEIKPENFRSVNTIADLIERYRKK
- a CDS encoding aminotransferase class I/II-fold pyridoxal phosphate-dependent enzyme, encoding MTDLTQRRSPDGRTDRAVSEVVISTAMRYTQYRRDQLDLDAELEGDLGIDSVVLISIIDDAVKELALPNGLSATISAPSLRELITELETHTGTAGGQPEVPPTTGEQSELAVGELDSSAPPGTTAWDGRSMRDFMDSREPDLYADAREFAAHRRDRETEHLYWYGMPLHSRCTNRAVIRDELTGRSREYLMFASNNYLGLANHPDVIDAICDATRSYGATNTGCRIIGGTNQLHLELERKLAAFKGRQACIVYPGGYAANLGCISALTGARDAVVVDKLNHMSIVDGAKLSGAVRKIYRHNDMADLARVLERSADQVRGMLIVTDGVFSMHGDICDLPEIVRLARAHGARVLVDDAHATGVLGVRGSGTAEHFGLKGEVDLELGTMSKTLAGMGGFVVGDEDVIDYLRFYSNSYVFAATIPAGVAAGLIAALDVMEREPERIVALWNNIRHLRRLLTDAGFDLEHTESAIVPIVIGDEQRALEMGRAVRARGLFCQTVVFPGVPLGDARLRISVTSEHTPEDLELAAKIFVEAGAETGVPAARDELRL
- a CDS encoding amino acid adenylation domain-containing protein, translated to MSARPLPSVVRMPVIESVEQASRPALVGGRTVTYGELVQTVGRVAAGLRGLGVTVGDRVVIWMDKGPEYAHAILAALHAGCAYVPLDGGHPAERVQTIIQDTEPIVVFTDARHLPLLTESALPESVKAVVAVADSVAQPALTWNEFLGVGDRFERNPGLAELTPDDLAAILYTSGSTGTPKGVQISHRNLSAFIGWARGELAVSADDVFANHASFNFDLSTFDLFVALSAGAAVWIIEDEQARDAAALAAGIREYGVTVWYSVPSILALLTGCGALTSEVARGLRYVLFAGEVYPKPRLKELLVVLGDATQVYNLYGPTETNVCTYHRLTPADQESDDPLPIGLPVDSATALIVDADGQALTGPEAFGELVIEGDCVTPGYWRQESEPAAAQHRRHRHPTGDLVSWVDGRLVYHGRKDRMVKASGYRIELGEIESVALRHPALEEAAVIVTGEGPDAKLTLFYTVRAGADAPGLLALKQHCARFLPRYMVPRNATRVPAMPRNTNGKIDYRSLAGRNRP
- a CDS encoding AfsR/SARP family transcriptional regulator, with the protein product MVVNKTPEPINDEAHRSAVRIDLLGSVSIVAKGVRTELRSSKLRALLATLALDAGRTVYYDELVAELWPREILKDSRNALQANATRIRRTLDRCTGGNGQSITLRAVYNGYILDIPRELVDGNLFLDLSARGSGLLPDDPGCALGLLDEALRLWRGPALLNTHSGERCRGAAAFLEERRLLAWEDLVCARLLLGDDRSAAAELQRLMAASPTREGLCELLMLALYRGGRQSEALRLFHRTRRHLDEELGVGPGRSLLRLYEDILAQDATLDSADAVLRRTAFGFAL
- a CDS encoding PEP/pyruvate-binding domain-containing protein, producing the protein MRKKTVSDLITVLGAADPRPQESLGGKGARLDELLRAGLPVPPAFCLTTELFQRFLAEVGVDVEDEPAKVRETILAAEVPADIAAAVAAAYAQLGQPRVAVRSSASKEDSAAYSFAGQHDTVLDIAGDAALLEAVKTCWASLWSDRAVAYRESAGAGTIAVVVQQMIDADTAGVLFTRDPISGRTDRFVVDACWGLGEGLVSGRVTSDSFLVDPAGPEVVEQNVRYKVIRCAPVGSGAVELVKVDEAFRNVPCLTEKQLFELAALAERIRDHYGAEQDIEWAVRDRVLYLLQARPITTGTPQTARLSPYNDTQPTPIEHGTFWTRMDIGEIFTGVMTPLGLSFAKYYQDNVHGDCIAGTGVRDRGEMPLHMGYFQGYVYLNVSYTAHILSQSLATRDQQPFDLRFASEEIDLADYRNPFGSYPLGVSWLRSTLFWFKTAAREFRDAKPRAQRMTESRHYEYDRAHRIDLRKLDRRELHDEMRRRLAYFHDMNVGYMPYFLNAFGFYGVLEGMCGAWLGAAGERVQNHFKTRMSNLRTLEAAREVWELAEVARTQPEALRIIRAGSAADVAARLRNDEAGQAFWTTHMEPFLRENGTRAHQEMELTHPRWIDDPAYVFQMIRRYTEEGFSIGNVLGAEDDPRAAEAMRAVERLPAAKRRAVKTALSLYETCSSLRETARLAMITSIWLVRDVVYEVGRRLIEAGLLRSPDEVAYLDFADIQRYLAGGDPHEIVSRTKLEEARRTFQNYARLPAPPLSIIGEWDVTKSVRPLPEGARLPGLGTSPGQAVGRARIVEDLAWQADEFQFGEILVTQYTDSSWTPLFAIAGAIVTDIGSMLSHSSIVSREFRVPAVVNTKHATRVIKTGDLLMVDGDRGVVEVIDG
- a CDS encoding cyclopropane-fatty-acyl-phospholipid synthase family protein translates to MKLTTLTKVATDSRLPLLLSLARSFVTPLYRAAFLTGALSSGVLQRLSGTGADAETLADALGITDDRRLLRAWLDVGVRLGELSVDTGTYRLKSRTAKALALPRNDAVAAALEEVVRFHLPVLLNGPAMLQHGHRLTMADQDGAIIARSSQVVQPFVEEAIERAVDPGAPLRLLEIGCGSGDYVRHAATLNPRLTALAVDYQAEVAQEAAANVAEWGLSDRVEVRHADVRELDLEPQFDLITMHNNIYYFPVEDRTKLLEQARSLLAPGGRLLLTTSCRGGNLSMEVLSLWFEYADFGGSLPEATELADQLRSAGFGEVEVRRLIPGEQFCAFVAGNSRERTA